In the genome of Phycisphaeraceae bacterium, one region contains:
- a CDS encoding helix-turn-helix domain-containing protein produces the protein MAKMFYTLEEAAQRLHKSPDEVRKMSSSGQLQEFRDGDRLMFKVEQVDLLAPDDDLGADLSGIPLDSSDSGMGLDLADSGMGSLSLGDSAGGSALDLDLGEDPAPSPSVGGRSNAADSAAGRSGISVFDVDDLEQADPSAVTQVNDQGGFGALLDDSASMETVGSGSGLMDLTREKDDTSLGANLLDDIYAGEDNASAETIGASGLFEATGASSDEPLSVGAGGIGAPAGGAMIAAEPYDGAGSGLVGGLTLGATLALAMALTVAVLGMVGAAQMVDTIAGSMMIVVAALAGVTIIATLAGFFLGKRS, from the coding sequence ATGGCCAAGATGTTCTACACCCTCGAGGAAGCCGCCCAGCGCCTCCACAAGTCCCCGGATGAAGTCCGCAAGATGTCCTCCAGCGGCCAGCTCCAGGAGTTCCGCGACGGCGACAGGCTCATGTTCAAGGTCGAGCAGGTCGACCTCCTCGCCCCCGACGACGACCTCGGCGCCGACCTCAGCGGCATCCCCCTCGACTCCTCCGACTCGGGCATGGGCCTCGACCTCGCCGACTCCGGCATGGGCTCGCTCTCCCTGGGCGATTCCGCCGGTGGCTCGGCCCTCGACCTCGACCTGGGCGAAGACCCCGCTCCCTCGCCCTCGGTGGGCGGGCGCTCCAACGCCGCCGACTCCGCCGCCGGGCGCTCGGGCATCTCCGTCTTCGATGTCGACGACCTCGAGCAGGCCGACCCCTCCGCCGTCACGCAGGTCAACGACCAGGGCGGCTTCGGCGCCCTCCTCGACGACTCCGCCTCGATGGAGACCGTCGGCTCGGGCTCGGGCCTCATGGACCTCACGCGCGAGAAGGACGACACCTCGCTGGGCGCCAACCTCCTCGACGACATCTACGCCGGCGAGGACAACGCCTCCGCCGAGACCATCGGCGCCTCGGGCCTCTTCGAAGCCACCGGCGCGTCGTCCGACGAACCCCTCTCCGTCGGCGCAGGGGGCATCGGCGCGCCGGCAGGCGGCGCGATGATCGCCGCCGAGCCCTACGACGGCGCCGGCTCGGGCCTCGTGGGCGGGCTCACCCTCGGCGCGACGCTCGCGCTCGCGATGGCGCTCACCGTCGCTGTGCTCGGCATGGTCGGCGCCGCCCAGATGGTCGACACGATCGCCGGCAGCATGATGATCGTCGTGGCAGCCCTCGCCGGCGTCACGATCATCGCCACCCTCGCCGGGTTCTTCCTGGGCAAGCGTTCCTGA
- a CDS encoding helix-turn-helix domain-containing protein, with product MVSPQDSAHQRALRVLGDAIRARRRSLGLSLSQLASGVGCTKSYLSQIETGYRDSPPSREILASLERALRLAPDSLARHAALLSLPDALRTEVDALRAHRDRAQALATKLKTASLDDLYKSGQLASLVDALAPADADASMRNASPVPLRVQVPLINKVAAGYPTEFTDLGYPARVADEYVAVPEVMDPDAFAARVVGDSMLPDYREGDIVVFSPERTAVDADDCFVRLEPDAETTFKRVYFETLEGEEHIRLQPLNPAYPARTLPRERVAGLYVAVSVIRPVRPR from the coding sequence ATGGTATCTCCACAAGACAGCGCACACCAGCGGGCGCTGCGCGTCCTGGGCGACGCGATCCGCGCACGACGCCGGTCACTGGGGCTCTCGCTCAGCCAGCTGGCGTCCGGGGTGGGGTGCACCAAGTCGTACCTCTCGCAGATCGAGACGGGCTACCGCGATTCGCCGCCCTCGCGCGAGATCCTCGCGTCGCTCGAGCGCGCCCTGCGCCTCGCGCCCGACTCGCTGGCGCGCCACGCCGCCCTGCTCTCGCTGCCCGACGCGCTTCGCACCGAGGTCGACGCGCTGCGCGCGCACCGCGATCGCGCGCAGGCGCTCGCGACGAAGCTCAAGACGGCCTCGCTCGACGACCTCTACAAGTCCGGCCAGCTCGCGTCGCTCGTCGACGCGCTCGCGCCGGCCGACGCCGATGCCTCGATGCGCAACGCGTCGCCCGTCCCGCTGCGCGTGCAGGTGCCCCTCATCAACAAGGTCGCCGCCGGATATCCCACGGAATTCACCGATCTTGGCTACCCGGCGCGCGTCGCCGATGAGTATGTCGCGGTCCCCGAGGTGATGGACCCCGACGCCTTCGCGGCGCGCGTCGTGGGCGACTCGATGCTGCCCGACTACCGCGAGGGCGACATCGTCGTCTTCTCCCCCGAGCGCACCGCCGTCGACGCCGACGACTGCTTCGTGCGTCTCGAACCCGACGCCGAAACAACCTTCAAGCGCGTCTATTTCGAAACGCTCGAGGGCGAAGAGCACATCCGCCTCCAGCCCCTCAACCCCGCCTACCCGGCGCGCACGCTCCCACGCGAACGCGTCGCGGGCCTCTATGTCGCCGTCAGCGTGATACGACCCGTGCGTCCGCGCTGA
- a CDS encoding ATP-binding cassette domain-containing protein produces the protein MITVRAPRFAPGAPTRRSCEAASRFGLLLDEHAGGSFVGDGVRLACAPGTVTLLTGPSGAGKSTLLRCAADALREGGVRVLRLDEVRLREAPAVDLFRGTVDDAVRALARVGLGQASCFLRRPHELSDGQRWRLRLALAIDALERGAPGDRALVVDECCATLDPVSALGACGALRGAAARTAGLRVLAASSNPALRAWLRPQETVLLGPGGAARVERDAGSVDDGAPVTIERGTMRDYAALGSAHYRAGRPSRPTLVLTARLRDGLAPGHGGAPVGALVVTSPPLNSTLREIAWPGEYRTGDRRADAARLNAQVRTIARVVVDERVRGLGIATALVRACLDSARTRRTETLGAMAGALGCFGRAGMARHALPVREPDARLLDALAHAGVERWRLAQGLVALERATTNAGRGFVEREVRAWARWGRAHRRWADAPLEEVFLRACRFAGAESVGFTHDAGA, from the coding sequence ATGATCACGGTGCGAGCGCCACGGTTCGCGCCCGGCGCGCCGACGCGTCGTTCGTGCGAAGCGGCGAGCCGCTTCGGGCTGCTGCTCGACGAGCACGCCGGGGGATCGTTCGTCGGCGACGGCGTGCGCCTCGCGTGCGCGCCGGGGACGGTGACGCTGCTGACGGGCCCGAGCGGGGCAGGCAAGAGCACGCTGCTTCGCTGCGCGGCGGACGCGCTGCGCGAGGGCGGCGTGCGCGTGCTGCGTCTTGACGAGGTCCGCCTGCGCGAGGCCCCGGCGGTCGACCTCTTCCGCGGCACGGTCGACGACGCGGTCCGGGCGCTGGCGCGCGTCGGGCTTGGGCAGGCGTCGTGCTTCCTGCGCCGCCCTCACGAGTTGAGCGACGGGCAGCGCTGGCGTCTGCGCCTGGCGCTCGCGATCGACGCGCTGGAGCGCGGCGCGCCCGGGGATCGCGCGCTCGTCGTCGACGAGTGCTGCGCGACGCTGGACCCGGTGTCGGCGCTGGGCGCGTGCGGCGCGCTGCGAGGGGCGGCGGCGAGGACTGCGGGCCTGCGCGTGTTGGCGGCGTCGTCGAACCCGGCGCTGCGCGCGTGGTTGCGGCCGCAGGAAACCGTGTTGCTGGGGCCGGGCGGCGCTGCGCGCGTCGAGCGCGACGCCGGTTCGGTCGACGACGGCGCGCCCGTGACGATCGAGCGCGGGACGATGCGCGACTACGCGGCGCTCGGCTCGGCGCACTATCGGGCCGGTCGGCCCTCGCGCCCGACGCTGGTGCTGACGGCGCGCCTGCGCGACGGGCTGGCGCCGGGGCACGGCGGCGCGCCGGTGGGGGCGCTGGTGGTGACGAGCCCTCCCCTGAACTCGACGCTGCGCGAGATCGCGTGGCCCGGGGAGTATCGCACGGGCGACCGGCGCGCCGACGCGGCGCGCCTGAACGCCCAGGTGCGCACGATCGCGCGGGTCGTGGTCGACGAGCGGGTGCGCGGGCTTGGGATCGCGACGGCGCTGGTGCGCGCGTGTCTGGACTCGGCCCGGACGCGTCGGACCGAGACGCTGGGCGCGATGGCGGGCGCGCTGGGGTGCTTCGGGCGCGCCGGCATGGCGCGCCACGCGCTGCCGGTGCGCGAGCCGGACGCGCGCCTGCTCGATGCGCTGGCGCACGCCGGGGTGGAGCGGTGGCGTCTGGCGCAGGGGTTGGTGGCGCTGGAGCGTGCCACGACGAACGCGGGGCGCGGGTTCGTGGAGCGCGAGGTGCGCGCGTGGGCGAGGTGGGGTCGTGCGCACCGTCGCTGGGCGGACGCCCCGCTCGAGGAGGTGTTCCTGCGCGCGTGTCGCTTCGCGGGGGCCGAGTCGGTCGGCTTCACGCACGACGCCGGCGCGTGA
- a CDS encoding SocA family protein, with the protein MVYAPRTRLKLSKAIEASAELLRLERGNRMSYLRLLKLLYLADRTSLERFGRPITYDYYYALKHGPVPSQIYNLIKGEHPDAPQWSRVIVRDEYQVRLRTSGAPRSEHLSKAEVGVLHEVADQCRKLGDDWHIVDYLHDNCPEWARNKPPHDKTSRPIPLRDILEAVGLSDIADEIEDDLREESAMDDFFDADR; encoded by the coding sequence ATGGTGTATGCACCGCGCACGAGGTTGAAGCTTTCCAAGGCGATTGAAGCGTCGGCGGAGTTGCTGCGCCTGGAGCGCGGGAACAGGATGAGCTACCTCAGGCTGCTGAAACTCCTATACCTCGCGGATCGGACATCGCTTGAGAGGTTTGGCAGGCCGATCACATACGACTACTACTACGCCCTCAAGCATGGACCAGTGCCGAGCCAGATCTATAACCTGATTAAGGGAGAGCATCCCGACGCTCCGCAGTGGTCTCGCGTGATCGTGCGTGATGAGTACCAAGTGCGGCTGCGAACTTCGGGTGCCCCGCGCTCCGAACATCTCTCGAAGGCGGAGGTCGGGGTGCTTCATGAGGTGGCCGATCAATGCCGAAAGCTGGGTGATGATTGGCACATCGTGGACTACCTTCACGACAATTGTCCGGAATGGGCTCGCAATAAGCCACCTCATGACAAAACTTCTCGGCCGATTCCGCTGAGGGACATTCTCGAGGCTGTGGGGCTGAGTGACATCGCCGACGAAATCGAAGACGACCTTCGCGAGGAATCGGCGATGGATGATTTTTTTGATGCGGATCGGTGA
- a CDS encoding beta-ketoacyl-[acyl-carrier-protein] synthase family protein, giving the protein MDDATRVVITGVGWVTPLGTDVPSVWSKLLRGVSGVGPIRRFAAETFPTNFAAQVPEFDLAGFFADPSPFARVGLNSRFALAAAAQAWKQSGLGDVSRAGQTYAGFPELNRTRMGIYLGSGEGALDFEAFVGANLAGWDDATKTVSGEGWSRAAYGGMDPVREVEQEPNMPLSHLAAAFGAMGPAYNCLTACAASTQAIGEAFEILRRGDADVMIAGGTHSMIHPLGITGFIRLTALSSRRDEAQSASRPFDQTRDGFVMGEGSGIVILETLAHAKQRGATPLAEIIGFGSSADAFRITDIQPEGLGAQASMREALEQAGLDPASTDERGRPLIHYISAHGTGTKENDSIETKAIKGVFGGLAPKIPVSSIKSSMGHLIAAAGVVECIVCVEAIRTGMLPPTVNYRHPDPVCDLDYIPNEYRDERDRGGVEVCLSNSFGFGGQNDTLIVRRFRG; this is encoded by the coding sequence CTGGACGACGCGACGCGCGTCGTGATCACCGGAGTCGGCTGGGTCACGCCGCTGGGGACGGATGTCCCGAGCGTGTGGTCGAAGTTGTTGCGTGGGGTGTCGGGCGTTGGCCCGATCCGGCGGTTCGCGGCGGAGACCTTCCCGACGAACTTCGCGGCGCAGGTCCCGGAGTTCGATCTGGCGGGTTTCTTCGCGGACCCCTCGCCCTTTGCGCGGGTGGGGCTGAACAGCCGCTTCGCGCTGGCGGCGGCGGCGCAGGCGTGGAAGCAGTCGGGGCTGGGCGATGTCTCGCGCGCCGGGCAGACCTACGCGGGTTTCCCGGAGTTGAACCGCACCCGGATGGGCATCTATCTCGGGTCGGGCGAGGGCGCGCTGGACTTCGAGGCGTTCGTCGGCGCAAACCTGGCGGGGTGGGACGACGCCACGAAGACGGTGAGCGGCGAGGGCTGGTCGCGCGCGGCGTACGGGGGCATGGACCCGGTGCGCGAGGTGGAGCAGGAGCCCAACATGCCCCTGTCGCACCTGGCGGCGGCGTTTGGCGCGATGGGCCCGGCGTACAACTGTCTGACGGCGTGCGCCGCGAGCACGCAGGCGATCGGCGAGGCGTTCGAGATCCTTCGGCGCGGCGACGCGGACGTGATGATCGCCGGCGGGACGCACTCGATGATCCACCCGCTGGGGATCACGGGGTTCATCCGTCTGACGGCGTTGTCGTCGCGTCGTGACGAGGCGCAGAGCGCGAGCCGCCCGTTCGACCAGACGCGCGACGGGTTCGTGATGGGCGAGGGCTCGGGGATCGTGATCCTCGAGACTTTGGCGCACGCGAAGCAGCGCGGGGCGACGCCCCTGGCGGAGATCATCGGGTTCGGGAGCTCGGCGGACGCGTTCCGCATCACGGACATCCAGCCCGAGGGGCTGGGCGCGCAGGCGTCGATGCGCGAGGCGCTGGAGCAGGCGGGGCTCGACCCGGCGTCGACGGACGAGCGCGGCAGGCCGCTGATCCACTACATCTCGGCGCACGGGACGGGGACGAAGGAGAACGACTCGATCGAGACGAAGGCGATCAAGGGCGTGTTCGGGGGGCTGGCGCCGAAGATCCCGGTGAGCTCGATCAAGTCGTCGATGGGGCACCTGATCGCGGCGGCGGGCGTGGTGGAGTGCATCGTGTGCGTGGAGGCGATCCGGACGGGGATGCTGCCCCCGACGGTGAACTACCGGCACCCGGACCCGGTGTGCGACCTGGACTACATCCCCAACGAGTATCGCGACGAGCGCGATCGCGGCGGGGTGGAGGTGTGCCTGTCGAACTCCTTCGGGTTCGGGGGGCAGAACGACACGCTGATCGTGCGGCGTTTCCGGGGCTGA
- a CDS encoding GxxExxY protein, producing the protein MHNNRRPAVPLEALDPTLTDVSRRVIGFAIEVHKTLGPGFTKEVYGAALAHELKTAEIPHKQNAKVSVMYHDVSVGELTLDLIVNERFAVTIMDEPREIDGLDRTTLRAQLRAADLELGLIINFGERRLKDGLVRVLNPDKLNAVRGDQHEDDDEYEDDDEDE; encoded by the coding sequence ATGCACAACAATCGCCGCCCCGCAGTCCCGCTCGAAGCGCTCGACCCGACGCTGACGGATGTGTCCCGTCGCGTGATCGGCTTCGCGATCGAGGTCCACAAGACGCTCGGCCCGGGGTTCACCAAGGAGGTCTATGGCGCGGCGCTCGCGCACGAGCTGAAGACCGCCGAGATCCCGCACAAGCAGAACGCGAAGGTGTCGGTGATGTACCACGACGTGAGCGTGGGCGAGCTGACGCTGGACCTGATCGTGAACGAGCGTTTCGCGGTGACGATCATGGACGAGCCGCGTGAGATCGACGGCCTGGACCGGACGACGCTGCGTGCGCAGCTGCGTGCGGCGGACCTGGAGCTGGGCCTGATCATCAACTTCGGCGAGCGTCGCCTGAAGGACGGTCTGGTGCGCGTGCTGAACCCGGACAAGCTGAACGCGGTGCGCGGCGACCAGCACGAGGACGACGACGAGTACGAGGACGACGACGAGGACGAGTGA